The following are encoded in a window of Legionella geestiana genomic DNA:
- a CDS encoding efflux RND transporter permease subunit produces the protein MKITDWFLRHPVAALVLNALLILTGFLSLQKLGLREYPEVSFPQISVRTQYPNASPELVESALTNVLEDGLAGANGLDTITSRSREGMSLITLDFRADTPMESALTAVREAVGNVRARLPLEVREPAIERQSAQEGLPFMVVTVTNPGMTPGPLTHYANLNLKNALRSIQGVGSVDVWGQPYTWKVELDARQMHAFGVNTDEVWQALKNADEALPAGKFRNGVPIVLNGGPQSASEYRRLVIKPRERDASGRLHPPVHLADIASVSLATDDSGFRVRVNGKPGICLAVEHTNDANPLAVSEGVKKLVEELRHTLPDGMQLKVIVDEADYVRQSLANIYSSILEAVLIVMVIVFGFLRNFRATLVPLVTIPISLLGGVIFLKLFGYSLNLLTLMAMVLAVGLVVDDAIVVLENIQRQREAGKSAFEASLEGARETGFAIIAMTLTLASVYAPLAFMSGLVGQFFAEFAVALAGSVLISGVVALTLSPLMCSKVLKAHVSDTQGIMARLAVRYSDCLARLLERPRAILSVLGASLLASLLFVSILPNETAPSQDRGLIGIYMPPAPGGDLNAMEAQSQQVEALVAGLPEANDRLVFMAEWGGNVVLPLKPLAARQRRASDIVDALRPQTAKLASIDAWPWAWDTALPGVESGSPGDALSVAVSTTGNYRALYDTMNTLRATLSDNPRFDGVRHNLKLDTPGYRVDIDREALSTLNLNARQIAKTVEVFLSADKTIPFSRDGIPYAMTLTGKRMPWGLEEMVVTNPQGKRISLGAVASLTPSSGPEALYHHNQMRAAVLSAGLGAKAKPEKAMADMEAALAKPLEEGFRYTWMGAARALQDSRSTLITLFALALVFIYAILAVQFENFLDPFIILVTVPLAAAGALALVWICGQSLNIYTQVGLVTLVGLITKHGILIVSFVNQLIAEGEPLSRAVVEASARRLRPVIMTSGAMFFGALPLAFSHGAGFEARRALGIVLAGGLGFGTLFTLFVLPPVCFMMKSRRNKIL, from the coding sequence ATGAAAATCACCGACTGGTTTTTGCGCCACCCGGTAGCGGCGCTCGTTTTGAATGCGCTTCTTATCCTGACAGGATTTCTCAGTCTGCAAAAACTTGGGCTTCGTGAATACCCCGAAGTCAGCTTTCCGCAGATTAGCGTGCGTACGCAATATCCCAATGCCTCGCCGGAACTTGTGGAAAGCGCGCTTACCAATGTGCTTGAAGACGGGCTTGCCGGTGCCAATGGCCTTGATACCATTACGTCGCGATCGCGCGAGGGCATGAGCCTGATAACGCTTGATTTTCGCGCAGATACCCCGATGGAGTCGGCTTTAACCGCGGTGCGTGAGGCGGTGGGCAATGTGCGTGCGCGATTGCCGCTTGAAGTGCGTGAGCCGGCCATTGAGCGTCAGAGCGCGCAGGAAGGGCTGCCGTTTATGGTGGTAACGGTAACAAACCCTGGTATGACGCCAGGACCGCTTACGCATTATGCGAACCTGAATCTTAAGAACGCGCTGCGCAGTATTCAGGGGGTCGGCAGTGTGGACGTCTGGGGACAACCCTACACCTGGAAGGTCGAGCTTGATGCGCGTCAGATGCACGCTTTTGGTGTGAATACCGATGAAGTCTGGCAGGCACTTAAAAACGCTGATGAAGCGCTGCCAGCCGGAAAATTTAGAAACGGTGTGCCGATTGTACTCAATGGCGGGCCGCAGTCGGCGTCCGAATACAGACGTCTTGTGATTAAGCCCCGTGAACGCGATGCATCAGGGCGCCTGCATCCGCCGGTGCACCTTGCCGATATTGCGAGCGTCTCGCTGGCAACCGATGACAGCGGCTTTCGTGTGCGCGTCAACGGGAAGCCCGGTATCTGCCTTGCGGTTGAACACACGAATGATGCCAATCCGCTGGCAGTTTCCGAGGGCGTGAAAAAGCTTGTGGAAGAGCTTCGTCATACGCTGCCTGATGGCATGCAGCTGAAGGTGATTGTTGACGAAGCCGATTATGTGCGCCAGTCGCTTGCAAACATTTATTCATCAATTCTGGAAGCTGTTCTTATTGTCATGGTGATAGTGTTTGGATTTTTAAGAAATTTTCGCGCAACACTGGTACCGCTTGTGACTATCCCCATATCGCTTCTCGGGGGCGTCATCTTCTTAAAGCTCTTTGGGTATTCTCTGAATCTTCTCACTCTGATGGCAATGGTGCTGGCTGTCGGGCTTGTGGTGGATGATGCGATTGTGGTGCTTGAGAACATCCAGCGTCAGCGCGAGGCCGGTAAAAGTGCGTTCGAGGCAAGCCTTGAGGGTGCCAGGGAAACTGGATTTGCCATTATTGCGATGACGCTGACGCTTGCGAGCGTCTATGCGCCGCTCGCCTTCATGAGCGGGCTTGTCGGGCAGTTTTTTGCAGAATTTGCGGTGGCACTTGCCGGAAGCGTGCTGATTTCAGGGGTGGTCGCGCTGACCCTCTCGCCACTTATGTGCTCGAAAGTACTGAAGGCACATGTGAGCGATACGCAAGGTATCATGGCGCGTCTTGCGGTACGCTACTCAGACTGCCTCGCAAGGCTTCTTGAGCGCCCGCGCGCCATTCTCTCTGTACTTGGGGCGTCTCTCCTTGCGTCTTTGCTTTTTGTCAGTATCCTGCCGAACGAAACGGCACCTTCCCAGGACCGTGGCCTGATTGGCATTTACATGCCCCCGGCTCCCGGTGGCGACCTCAATGCCATGGAAGCCCAGTCGCAGCAAGTGGAGGCGCTGGTAGCCGGGCTTCCCGAAGCGAATGATCGTCTGGTGTTCATGGCGGAGTGGGGTGGCAATGTGGTGCTGCCCTTAAAGCCACTGGCAGCGCGCCAGCGCCGGGCCAGTGATATTGTGGATGCGCTGCGGCCTCAAACCGCGAAACTTGCCTCAATTGACGCGTGGCCCTGGGCCTGGGATACGGCACTGCCGGGAGTGGAGTCAGGAAGTCCTGGAGACGCGCTTTCTGTTGCCGTTTCAACCACCGGCAATTACCGCGCGCTCTACGATACCATGAATACGCTCAGAGCTACGCTTTCGGATAACCCGCGCTTTGACGGCGTTCGGCATAACCTGAAGCTCGACACGCCTGGTTATCGGGTTGATATCGACCGGGAGGCGCTTTCAACGTTGAACCTCAATGCCCGCCAGATTGCCAAAACGGTCGAGGTCTTTTTAAGTGCCGACAAAACCATTCCTTTTTCCCGAGATGGTATTCCCTACGCCATGACTCTCACAGGCAAGCGCATGCCCTGGGGACTTGAAGAAATGGTGGTCACAAATCCGCAGGGCAAGCGCATTTCGCTCGGAGCTGTGGCAAGCCTTACTCCGTCCAGCGGACCCGAAGCGCTTTATCACCACAACCAGATGCGTGCAGCGGTGTTGAGTGCCGGGCTTGGTGCAAAGGCGAAACCGGAAAAGGCCATGGCGGACATGGAAGCGGCACTTGCAAAACCGCTCGAAGAGGGGTTTCGCTATACCTGGATGGGGGCGGCGCGTGCGCTGCAGGATTCGCGTTCCACACTCATCACGCTGTTTGCGCTGGCGCTGGTGTTTATTTATGCAATTCTCGCCGTGCAGTTTGAAAATTTTCTCGACCCCTTCATCATTCTGGTCACGGTTCCGCTGGCGGCCGCCGGTGCACTGGCGCTTGTCTGGATATGTGGACAGTCCCTTAATATCTATACGCAGGTGGGGCTGGTGACGCTGGTGGGGCTAATCACCAAGCACGGGATTTTGATTGTCTCTTTTGTTAACCAGCTGATTGCCGAGGGTGAGCCGCTCTCGCGAGCGGTAGTGGAGGCGTCAGCGAGGCGTTTGCGCCCGGTTATCATGACTTCTGGCGCCATGTTCTTCGGCGCGCTCCCGCTCGCTTTTTCTCACGGCGCAGGCTTTGAAGCACGCCGCGCACTTGGCATCGTACTCGCAGGCGGCCTGGGTTTTGGTACCCTCTTCACGCTCTTCGTGCTGCCACCGGTGTGTTTTATGATGAAGTCTCGCCGGAATAAAATTTTATAA
- a CDS encoding efflux RND transporter periplasmic adaptor subunit produces the protein MSRLAGVAGVLRRHRRMLAGVLTLVAILLVARGWYVFTRKSPEDTARHVRVVPVVRETLTRRITLPGTVRASRSTVLLAKSRGILDWVASPGLHVRRNDVIARIENPEIERALVLLRESVGIAKAQYERVAPLEKTGIESKSAIEDRKSAWLEAERRLADATRAVDDLNIRAPFDGVVGIFKRREGSQVLDGEALVTVYDPQSLLVEFDLPLNIALTLPENAPVQVEGASYRLTHVQKMLDEDTHMCPAYVNVDCKTCLVGATVLVNLTVEARKNALAIPRGAVFLQDGRETVYLVREGRVVAQPVKTGLLAHRRAEVLSGLREGDRVIPLVTSSLYPGLSVVAEA, from the coding sequence ATGTCGAGACTGGCAGGTGTTGCAGGCGTGTTAAGGCGACACCGGCGGATGCTTGCAGGCGTACTGACGCTTGTGGCAATTCTACTGGTGGCGCGCGGATGGTATGTCTTCACTCGTAAAAGTCCAGAAGACACCGCACGCCATGTGCGGGTTGTACCGGTTGTGCGCGAAACCCTCACTCGGCGCATCACGCTTCCAGGTACCGTGCGCGCCAGCCGTTCCACGGTGTTGCTTGCCAAATCCCGTGGCATTCTTGACTGGGTAGCAAGCCCTGGCCTTCATGTGCGGCGCAATGATGTGATTGCCCGCATCGAAAACCCTGAGATTGAGCGGGCGCTGGTGCTCTTGCGCGAATCCGTCGGTATTGCCAAAGCCCAGTATGAACGGGTGGCGCCTCTTGAAAAAACCGGTATTGAAAGTAAAAGCGCGATTGAAGATCGCAAAAGCGCATGGCTGGAAGCTGAGAGGCGCCTCGCCGACGCCACGCGTGCGGTGGATGATTTAAACATTCGTGCCCCCTTTGATGGCGTTGTAGGCATTTTTAAACGCCGCGAAGGTTCGCAGGTGCTTGACGGCGAGGCGCTGGTAACCGTCTATGACCCGCAAAGCCTGCTCGTGGAATTTGATTTGCCGCTCAATATTGCACTCACACTGCCTGAGAATGCGCCGGTTCAGGTCGAGGGGGCAAGTTATCGCCTGACGCATGTTCAAAAAATGCTCGATGAAGATACTCACATGTGCCCGGCGTATGTGAATGTAGATTGCAAAACCTGTCTGGTCGGCGCAACGGTGCTGGTGAATCTCACGGTAGAGGCGCGAAAAAACGCACTCGCCATTCCGAGAGGAGCAGTATTTTTACAGGATGGCCGCGAGACCGTGTACCTTGTGCGCGAGGGGCGGGTTGTGGCGCAGCCGGTCAAGACTGGACTGCTCGCACACCGGCGTGCCGAGGTGTTATCCGGGCTTCGCGAGGGTGACAGAGTGATTCCGCTGGTAACATCAAGCCTGTATCCAGGGCTTTCCGTGGTGGCTGAGGCATGA
- a CDS encoding protein kinase domain-containing protein, whose translation MSIKHLDAASAKKLFKQLKKEVDAGTFYWLQGHVFTFDDGTQYTLTHDVSARRRRDGRTGLRFEWLKNTPYCTPGTTGKIYLSKATLTDTRVKPAGTNGRVRLVKIQQHTDKFSWEFAVSEHRYASRSGHLHTRYPTMLVDEEDLTHYRLVLKRPKIDYQGSGQIFIQNDSDGRLYCTFITDSGKYVQKYRLPENLVFKKPLDERALKLLHEPVLLSLAESGFIPSKSLIFMHRMPGKTLFDILTDEQKGSMLPLVIRLLLTIEIVRTIRLQTVECGIIHRDIKPENILVDFSDGIHVNLVDYAYGRDIDTFDRLCPGTPCYAAPEILDGQSTQTPAVDVFSTGRTLLMLWRCSNLFFRPSQLENGFDNTDLKVLDTLFSGLIDIPRVLADKLKSLFTDMLQRNPEARPSLRLVETQLEAMLALLVQLREPPSMPASSIQKEAPPSDSFSHSDIKAMVSDFDIEADPGFEPPFGPVQLDKKHRLLINNILECTDLLRQSARAGRGYSAEITRISDCAARLLNGSFSDYLEAAPESINTMENALAALSRKPSKKHWHFFCAPLFFGTGAGVDIDYAEHLSALQDAINGLKNHDIDCWRDFLPLQESAIPGPRKAS comes from the coding sequence GTGTCGATTAAACACCTTGACGCTGCAAGCGCGAAAAAACTGTTTAAACAGTTAAAAAAAGAAGTCGATGCCGGTACGTTTTACTGGCTGCAGGGCCATGTCTTTACGTTTGATGACGGTACACAGTACACGCTGACACATGACGTATCAGCACGCCGCCGCCGCGATGGCCGCACGGGCCTGCGTTTTGAATGGTTAAAAAATACGCCTTACTGTACTCCGGGAACGACTGGAAAAATTTATCTGTCAAAAGCCACGCTGACAGACACCCGCGTTAAACCTGCAGGCACTAACGGGCGAGTACGCCTTGTCAAAATTCAGCAGCACACTGACAAATTCTCCTGGGAGTTCGCCGTTTCGGAGCACCGTTATGCGAGCCGTTCAGGACACCTGCACACACGCTATCCCACCATGCTGGTAGACGAAGAAGACCTCACTCACTACCGACTAGTGCTTAAACGGCCGAAAATCGACTATCAGGGGTCTGGCCAAATTTTTATTCAAAACGACAGTGATGGCCGCCTTTACTGCACCTTTATCACCGACTCCGGGAAATACGTACAAAAATATCGCCTTCCAGAAAATCTGGTTTTCAAAAAGCCCCTTGACGAGAGGGCATTGAAATTATTGCACGAACCAGTACTTTTGAGCCTCGCCGAAAGCGGGTTTATTCCTTCTAAAAGTCTGATTTTCATGCATCGAATGCCTGGGAAGACTCTCTTTGATATCCTTACAGACGAGCAGAAGGGTTCAATGCTTCCCCTGGTAATCCGTCTGCTGCTGACCATTGAAATAGTACGTACGATTCGCTTACAGACTGTTGAGTGTGGGATTATCCACCGTGATATCAAGCCTGAGAACATCCTCGTTGACTTCAGCGATGGCATTCATGTTAATCTCGTGGATTACGCCTACGGACGCGATATCGATACCTTTGACAGGCTGTGCCCCGGCACACCGTGTTATGCGGCACCAGAAATACTGGATGGTCAGTCCACCCAGACACCGGCTGTCGATGTTTTTTCAACCGGACGAACACTGCTCATGCTCTGGCGCTGCAGCAATCTTTTTTTTAGACCGTCTCAACTTGAAAATGGCTTTGACAATACGGATCTTAAAGTGCTGGATACTCTTTTTTCAGGCCTCATCGATATTCCCAGGGTACTTGCAGATAAGCTTAAAAGCCTCTTTACCGACATGCTGCAAAGAAATCCAGAGGCGCGCCCCTCTTTACGTCTGGTAGAAACTCAACTTGAAGCGATGCTGGCACTCCTCGTTCAACTGCGCGAGCCCCCTTCAATGCCTGCTTCTTCTATACAAAAAGAAGCCCCTCCTTCAGACAGTTTTTCTCACAGCGACATAAAAGCCATGGTCAGCGATTTTGATATCGAAGCAGACCCGGGCTTTGAGCCACCTTTTGGGCCGGTCCAACTTGACAAAAAACACCGTCTTCTGATTAACAATATTCTTGAGTGCACTGATTTATTAAGGCAAAGCGCAAGGGCGGGTCGAGGATATTCAGCGGAAATCACACGCATTTCTGACTGTGCAGCGAGGCTTCTTAACGGGTCATTTTCCGACTATCTTGAGGCCGCCCCAGAATCCATAAACACCATGGAAAACGCGCTTGCCGCACTCTCCAGAAAGCCGTCCAAAAAACACTGGCACTTCTTCTGCGCGCCGTTATTTTTCGGCACGGGCGCTGGCGTAGATATTGACTATGCTGAGCATCTTTCAGCCCTGCAGGATGCCATCAACGGCTTAAAAAACCATGATATCGACTGCTGGCGAGATTTCCTGCCTCTGCAAGAGAGTGCCATTCCAGGCCCGCGTAAAGCCAGCTGA
- the mutS gene encoding DNA mismatch repair protein MutS — MDATHTPMMQQYLRIKAEHPDMLLFYRMGDFYELFFDDARRAAQLLDLTLTWRGQSASQPIPMAGVPAHAAENYLARLLKMRESVAICEQFGDPATTKGPLERRVTRILTPGTLTDEALLDARTDTLVLAIHPIRNRFGLAYADLSSGRFHLLKAADIESLKAIISRLQPAEVLLAAPLAEGIIPANCAQQFRPFAEFDALRARERMQEQFGAHLPDATRLDAFKDAIAAAGCLLSYLQMTQRQALTHLSRVTFEEEDDFLQLDAATQRHLELFENTCGGRENSLLGVLDKTACAMGGRLLKRWLSHPLRSHDALRERFEAVRELQKSRQFENLHAQLRQICDFERILSRVALKSARPRDMYQLGQSLARLPELYQRLASLKAPLLTGLHASVKPQPELCELLQSAIVENPPMLIRDGGVIASGFDEELDALRALSENATDGLLRLEAEEKARSGLSTLKFGYNRVHGYYIELSRTHAESAPAHFQRRQTLKNVERYSTPELKAFEEKVLSAQVLALAREKWLYEHLCEKVAESMEALSALARALATLDVLQTFAERADTLSWTEPSLTDTHCISIRAGRHPVIEALAAERFIPNDLDLDAARNILLITGPNMGGKSTYMRQNALIVLLCHIGCFVPAESVTIGPVDRIFTRIGASDDLASGRSTFMVEMSETAHILRQATAQSLVLIDEIGRGTSTHDGMSLAFATCAWLADSVRAFTLFSTHYFELTALPETRPSIRNVHLEASLESGRLVFLYRVLQGAASQSCGLEVAELAGIPEPVLALARQRLSELSDAPLPALPLPAPKTTTALEAQLAALNPDALSPREALDMLYQLKAMVSAGVNA; from the coding sequence ATGGATGCGACCCACACTCCCATGATGCAGCAGTACCTGCGCATCAAGGCAGAACATCCTGACATGCTGCTTTTCTATCGCATGGGGGATTTCTACGAACTTTTTTTTGACGATGCAAGGCGTGCGGCACAACTGCTCGATTTAACGCTCACCTGGCGCGGGCAGTCTGCCTCTCAACCCATTCCCATGGCGGGCGTTCCCGCGCATGCAGCTGAGAATTATCTCGCGCGTCTTTTAAAAATGCGTGAATCGGTCGCTATCTGCGAGCAGTTCGGCGACCCGGCTACCACCAAAGGCCCGCTTGAGCGGCGGGTAACGCGCATCCTGACGCCTGGAACGCTGACCGATGAGGCGCTCCTCGATGCGCGCACCGACACCCTCGTACTGGCGATTCACCCCATTCGAAACCGCTTTGGGCTTGCGTATGCTGACCTCTCCAGCGGGCGTTTTCACCTCCTTAAAGCGGCGGATATCGAGAGCCTGAAAGCCATTATCAGCCGGCTGCAACCGGCAGAAGTGCTGCTTGCCGCCCCTCTCGCGGAAGGGATTATCCCTGCAAACTGCGCACAACAGTTTCGCCCCTTTGCCGAGTTTGACGCACTGCGTGCGCGTGAACGCATGCAGGAGCAATTTGGCGCACACCTCCCTGATGCCACACGCCTTGATGCCTTTAAGGATGCCATTGCCGCTGCGGGTTGCCTTTTGAGTTACCTGCAGATGACCCAGCGCCAGGCACTGACGCATCTGTCCCGGGTTACGTTTGAAGAAGAAGATGATTTTCTTCAGCTCGATGCTGCGACACAACGTCATCTTGAACTTTTTGAAAACACTTGTGGCGGGCGGGAAAACAGCCTGCTTGGCGTGCTTGATAAAACGGCCTGCGCCATGGGCGGGCGTCTTTTGAAACGCTGGCTCTCGCACCCGCTTCGCAGTCACGATGCACTTCGCGAACGCTTTGAGGCTGTGAGGGAGCTTCAGAAGTCGCGCCAGTTTGAAAATCTGCATGCACAATTGCGCCAGATTTGCGACTTTGAGCGCATTCTCTCACGCGTCGCGCTCAAATCCGCGCGCCCGCGGGACATGTATCAGCTCGGCCAGTCTCTGGCACGACTGCCGGAGCTTTACCAACGTCTTGCAAGCCTCAAGGCACCGCTGCTGACGGGTCTGCATGCGTCTGTCAAACCGCAGCCCGAACTCTGCGAACTCCTGCAAAGCGCCATCGTTGAAAACCCGCCGATGCTCATTCGGGATGGCGGGGTTATCGCAAGCGGCTTTGACGAAGAACTTGATGCGCTGCGTGCATTAAGTGAAAACGCCACCGATGGCCTTTTGCGCCTTGAGGCAGAGGAGAAGGCCCGCAGCGGACTGTCGACACTGAAGTTTGGCTATAATCGGGTGCATGGCTATTACATCGAGCTCTCACGCACGCATGCTGAAAGCGCGCCCGCGCACTTTCAGCGCCGCCAGACCCTGAAAAATGTCGAGCGCTACAGTACGCCCGAGTTGAAAGCCTTTGAGGAAAAAGTGCTCTCCGCTCAGGTGCTGGCGCTTGCCCGGGAAAAATGGCTCTATGAACACCTCTGCGAAAAAGTCGCAGAATCCATGGAAGCGCTCTCAGCACTTGCCCGCGCACTGGCAACCCTTGATGTGCTGCAAACCTTTGCAGAGCGCGCCGATACGCTCAGCTGGACCGAACCTTCCCTCACAGATACCCACTGCATCAGCATTCGCGCGGGACGTCACCCGGTCATTGAAGCCCTGGCTGCGGAGCGTTTTATTCCTAACGATCTCGACCTTGATGCGGCGCGCAATATCCTGCTGATAACAGGCCCCAACATGGGCGGTAAGTCGACTTACATGCGCCAGAACGCCCTTATTGTGCTGCTTTGCCATATTGGCTGTTTTGTGCCGGCTGAGTCGGTCACAATCGGGCCTGTTGACCGGATTTTTACGCGCATCGGCGCCAGTGATGACCTTGCTTCCGGGCGGTCAACCTTTATGGTGGAAATGTCGGAAACCGCGCATATTCTCAGACAGGCCACCGCCCAGAGTCTTGTATTGATTGATGAAATCGGGCGGGGCACCAGTACGCATGATGGCATGTCACTCGCCTTTGCCACCTGCGCGTGGCTCGCCGACTCCGTGCGCGCCTTTACCCTTTTTTCCACCCATTATTTCGAACTGACCGCGCTCCCCGAGACTCGTCCCTCCATTCGCAATGTGCACCTTGAGGCAAGCCTTGAAAGCGGTCGGCTCGTCTTTCTCTACCGTGTACTTCAGGGAGCCGCCAGTCAAAGCTGTGGCCTTGAAGTGGCAGAGCTTGCCGGCATTCCAGAACCAGTTCTGGCGCTTGCCCGCCAGCGGCTCAGTGAACTGTCTGACGCGCCTTTGCCTGCGCTGCCACTGCCTGCCCCTAAAACAACCACTGCCCTCGAGGCACAGCTTGCGGCTCTGAACCCGGATGCGCTGAGTCCACGTGAAGCACTGGATATGCTTTATCAACTTAAGGCCATGGTAAGTGCCGGAGTAAATGCCTGA
- a CDS encoding autotransporter assembly complex protein TamA: MLAGLLFTLLALPAFALAKGTDIRIKVSGISGEARENIILRLETFAVMRSDSPPDAESLRLEAEKALEPWGYFHARIKVETSANTWRVQVTPGNVIRLSSVKRSLRGEGANNARLLAALRTLPLKEGDAASSVAYENAKRILLDAADKEGFLKAHFSQSILRIDVDNNTADALIALDTGPQSYFGQVQFDPTYLSPELLRRYIPFKPGTPWSPDTLLAFNDNLAASGYFQTVSVRPLEADGNTLPVAVHLEPAAPMRYALGLGVGTDTGIRANAGLQVIPLNRAGHTFNANAQGSFRENILQGRYGIPGENPLSTQYNLTGTLSNLNYDSGYSNAFTATAARLWRSPTVQHTVSLNMLFERYRYTDAPTLDKLTPYPEVSLRLTNAINPLFTPSGFSLALNGLAANRAALSAVSFAQGSADLRLAYMIEPLRTRLYLHTLQAINHTPNIDEVPFSLALLLGGADNLRALSYNALGPGKRLTYGGFEIQKETFKNWFVTGFVDVGDVWNPTPFSLYRDAGAGLLWISPVGPIRVGFAQPLNSQWQPLMDKKPRLVINMGPDL, from the coding sequence ATGCTTGCGGGGCTCCTCTTTACGCTGCTGGCGCTGCCTGCGTTTGCGCTTGCAAAGGGTACGGATATCCGTATCAAGGTCAGCGGCATTTCAGGTGAGGCGCGCGAGAACATTATCCTGCGCCTTGAAACCTTTGCTGTAATGCGCTCCGACTCGCCTCCTGATGCCGAAAGCCTGCGCCTTGAAGCGGAAAAAGCGCTTGAACCATGGGGCTATTTTCATGCACGCATCAAAGTCGAAACCAGCGCCAATACCTGGCGCGTGCAGGTAACACCTGGAAACGTTATCAGGCTTTCGAGTGTCAAGCGCTCCCTTCGGGGTGAAGGTGCGAATAATGCGCGTCTTTTAGCCGCTCTAAGGACATTGCCATTAAAAGAAGGGGATGCCGCAAGCAGCGTTGCCTATGAAAACGCGAAACGGATACTCCTTGATGCGGCTGATAAGGAAGGCTTTCTGAAGGCACATTTTTCACAATCCATCCTGCGCATCGATGTGGACAATAACACGGCAGATGCGCTCATCGCACTGGATACCGGCCCTCAATCGTATTTTGGACAGGTACAGTTTGACCCAACCTATCTGTCTCCCGAACTGCTGCGCCGCTATATCCCCTTTAAACCCGGCACACCGTGGTCACCGGATACCCTGCTCGCTTTTAACGATAACCTTGCCGCCAGCGGCTATTTCCAAACCGTGAGCGTGCGCCCGCTTGAGGCGGATGGCAACACGCTTCCGGTTGCGGTGCACCTCGAACCCGCAGCCCCCATGCGCTACGCGCTTGGACTTGGAGTCGGCACTGACACAGGCATTCGCGCGAATGCGGGGCTTCAGGTTATTCCTCTCAACCGTGCAGGGCATACCTTCAATGCCAATGCGCAGGGCTCTTTTCGTGAAAACATCCTCCAGGGGCGCTACGGTATCCCCGGTGAGAATCCATTAAGTACGCAGTACAATCTGACGGGTACGCTTTCAAATCTTAACTACGACAGCGGCTACAGCAATGCCTTCACCGCGACTGCGGCGCGACTGTGGCGAAGCCCAACCGTGCAGCATACCGTCTCGCTCAACATGCTGTTTGAGCGCTACCGCTACACTGATGCGCCGACACTCGACAAGCTCACGCCTTACCCGGAAGTCAGTCTGCGTCTGACGAATGCCATCAACCCGCTCTTCACTCCGAGCGGGTTTAGTCTGGCACTTAACGGGCTTGCCGCAAACCGTGCCGCACTCTCCGCCGTGAGCTTCGCGCAGGGAAGTGCCGATTTACGCCTTGCATACATGATTGAGCCGCTGCGCACACGCTTGTACCTGCATACGCTGCAGGCAATCAACCATACGCCGAACATCGATGAGGTGCCGTTCTCGCTCGCACTCCTTCTTGGAGGAGCTGATAATCTGCGTGCGCTCAGCTACAATGCGCTGGGGCCTGGCAAACGCCTGACCTATGGCGGCTTTGAGATTCAGAAAGAAACGTTTAAAAACTGGTTTGTGACCGGGTTTGTGGATGTTGGTGACGTGTGGAATCCTACCCCTTTCAGCCTGTACCGGGATGCCGGTGCGGGACTTTTATGGATTTCACCGGTCGGCCCCATCCGGGTTGGATTCGCTCAGCCGCTCAACAGCCAGTGGCAGCCGCTGATGGATAAAAAACCGCGCCTTGTCATTAATATGGGACCTGACTTGTGA